In a single window of the Candidatus Tisiphia endosymbiont of Nemotelus nigrinus genome:
- a CDS encoding phosphatase PAP2 family protein: MINTNLVYTNIFVFGIVLLLIILFPNFDIDFSNLFYDSKDGFIYRNNNIVLLLFEVIPILTKLLFIVTLLYLLYLIVKHKTFNRLIISGGFYIILSTAIGPGLLVNHIFKEHFGRARPVQIKNFNGTKNFTRAFSISNECVHNCSFSSGHAAMGYSLTSLAYIAPFIYFSRIYSIALIFGSLIGLSRILMGGHFLSDVLASCFVVLIINHILYLCWQKLKLM; this comes from the coding sequence ATGATTAATACTAATTTAGTTTATACTAACATATTTGTCTTTGGTATAGTCTTACTATTGATCATATTATTTCCTAATTTTGATATAGATTTCTCAAATTTATTCTACGATAGTAAGGATGGATTTATTTACCGTAACAATAATATTGTCTTATTGTTGTTTGAAGTTATTCCGATATTAACTAAATTACTATTTATAGTAACATTATTATATCTACTTTACTTAATTGTTAAGCACAAAACTTTTAATAGGCTTATTATTTCTGGAGGATTTTATATAATCTTATCTACAGCAATAGGCCCTGGATTATTGGTAAATCATATATTTAAAGAACATTTTGGCAGGGCTCGTCCTGTACAAATTAAAAATTTTAATGGTACAAAGAATTTTACTCGGGCTTTTTCAATCTCTAATGAATGTGTACATAATTGCTCATTTTCATCAGGACATGCGGCTATGGGCTATAGTTTAACCAGTCTTGCTTATATTGCTCCTTTTATATATTTTTCAAGAATCTACAGTATTGCCTTGATTTTTGGTTCATTAATTGGGTTAAGTCGTATATTAATGGGAGGACATTTTTTAAGTGATGTATTAGCTTCTTGTTTTGTTGTATTAATAATTAACCATATATTGTATTTATGTTGGCAAAAGCTAAAATTGATGTAA
- a CDS encoding RNA methyltransferase PUA domain-containing protein, with protein sequence MEISHRLHRRYSNIKLIENYLLNLTEDYNYYLKTLLRLKIGNHFRIFNGIDGEFIALINDITKNNL encoded by the coding sequence GTGGAAATTTCTCACCGTCTTCATAGAAGATACAGCAATATCAAACTAATTGAAAATTATTTGTTAAACCTTACAGAAGATTACAATTACTATCTCAAAACATTATTAAGACTAAAAATTGGCAATCATTTTAGAATTTTTAACGGTATAGATGGTGAGTTTATAGCACTAATTAACGATATAACAAAAAATAATTTATAA
- the gatB gene encoding Asp-tRNA(Asn)/Glu-tRNA(Gln) amidotransferase subunit GatB, which produces MAYIIGNTGKWQYTIGVEIHAQISSKSKLFSGSSTEFAAPPNSQVSLIDAAMPGMLPMLNEYCVHQAIKTGLGLNAKINLNSRFDRKNYFYPDLPQGYQISQFYHPIVQDGYLDIVTEQRTTKRIRINRLHLEQDAGKSIHDQSPHYSFIDLNRSGIGLMEIVTEPDLDSPEDTAEFVRKLRTLLRYIESCDGDMEKGSLRCDANISVRLPGEPLGVRCEIKNINSIRNIMRAIEFEANRQVNLIEDGQTIIQETRLFDADTGETRTMRLKEEAHDYRYFPDPDLLPIVISEELIDQLARELPELPDAKIQRYIAEYSLNVYDAEVLVVDEQVAGYFEAAVSLCNPKILANWIISELFGQLNKNSISLSDCKITPTMLAQMVKLIEDGVISGKIAKVVFETMFETGQEPEKIIKEKDLVQVSDSDILTAIIDEVLSENPDSVDAYRSGKDKLFGFFVGQVMKKTEGKANPNLVNDLLKEKLQ; this is translated from the coding sequence ATGGCTTATATTATTGGTAATACAGGTAAATGGCAATATACGATAGGTGTAGAGATACATGCCCAAATTTCTTCAAAATCTAAACTTTTCTCTGGTAGTTCTACCGAATTTGCTGCTCCTCCTAACTCACAAGTATCTTTGATTGATGCAGCAATGCCTGGAATGTTACCAATGTTAAATGAGTATTGTGTTCATCAGGCAATTAAAACTGGTCTTGGACTTAATGCGAAAATTAATCTTAATTCAAGATTTGATCGTAAAAATTACTTTTATCCTGATCTACCTCAGGGCTATCAAATTTCACAATTCTATCATCCTATTGTTCAAGATGGCTATTTGGATATAGTAACTGAACAAAGAACAACCAAAAGAATCAGGATTAATCGTTTGCATTTAGAGCAAGATGCAGGCAAGTCCATCCATGATCAGTCTCCTCATTATAGCTTCATTGATTTAAACCGCTCTGGTATAGGATTAATGGAAATTGTTACTGAACCAGACCTTGATTCGCCAGAAGATACGGCTGAATTCGTTCGTAAACTCAGGACTTTGCTCCGATATATAGAAAGTTGTGATGGTGACATGGAAAAAGGATCATTACGTTGCGATGCTAATATTTCAGTTAGACTTCCTGGAGAGCCACTTGGTGTAAGGTGCGAGATCAAAAATATCAATTCGATTCGTAATATCATGCGGGCAATAGAGTTTGAAGCAAATAGGCAAGTAAACTTAATTGAGGATGGTCAGACAATAATCCAAGAGACTAGGTTATTTGATGCTGATACTGGTGAAACTAGAACGATGCGTTTAAAAGAAGAAGCTCATGATTATCGATATTTCCCCGATCCAGATTTATTGCCAATAGTTATATCTGAAGAGCTAATAGACCAATTAGCTCGAGAATTGCCAGAATTACCGGATGCAAAAATTCAAAGATATATAGCCGAATATAGCTTAAATGTGTATGATGCTGAGGTTTTGGTAGTTGATGAACAGGTGGCAGGTTATTTCGAGGCAGCAGTTAGTTTATGTAATCCCAAAATACTTGCTAATTGGATTATTAGCGAGTTATTTGGTCAGCTTAATAAAAATTCTATTAGCTTAAGTGACTGTAAAATTACCCCGACAATGCTTGCTCAAATGGTAAAATTAATAGAAGATGGGGTGATTTCAGGAAAGATTGCCAAAGTAGTTTTTGAAACTATGTTTGAAACGGGGCAAGAACCGGAAAAAATTATTAAAGAAAAAGACTTAGTGCAAGTGTCAGATAGTGATATACTAACTGCTATAATTGACGAAGTGTTGTCAGAAAACCCTGACTCTGTTGACGCCTATAGAAGCGGTAAGGATAAATTATTTGGTTTCTTCGTTGGGCAGGTAATGAAAAAAACTGAAGGAAAAGCCAACCCTAACTTAGTGAATGATTTATTAAAGGAGAAATTACAATAA
- a CDS encoding ankyrin repeat domain-containing protein, with protein MGRVVITKEELDFCKSNKVFLHDAFLASVRTQDVTTLELLFKSTDLKSCLDIKRENLFQEGLFGELLLELVIDDKNADILKLIVGELQVKLQQQKISVTQETLLDIAARYGAQDIVAFLLTVGLDPNNKDNNGQTSLHKAVMAENEGVISLLLNKGAEVNVRDETGGNTPLHLATVLKLPKIVQQLKFHGAQEHIKNKAGYNYSTLHKLVVTGKAKLDIKAPPPSEIDEDLEFYKGITSFYRAVLSEGNKEEYFASAIDDIKSFINQLPNSPKKIEPINRSLELLVKLYQYYKYEGSVELQKYIIDKAAVCELPTISIVLYNIMCVEYLEVADYPNAIKYAEYAHNSLLNSSEKLQTETYKGSLYEILFNLGLAWKHLDTTKSLDYFAQAEETKPSDQDAII; from the coding sequence ATGGGAAGAGTTGTAATAACAAAAGAAGAATTGGATTTTTGTAAATCGAATAAAGTTTTTCTACATGATGCTTTTTTAGCATCCGTTAGAACTCAGGACGTTACGACACTTGAATTATTATTTAAGTCAACTGACTTAAAGTCTTGTCTTGATATAAAACGGGAGAACTTATTTCAAGAAGGTTTATTTGGTGAATTGTTACTTGAATTAGTTATAGATGATAAAAATGCAGATATATTAAAATTAATAGTTGGTGAATTGCAAGTTAAGTTACAACAACAAAAAATTTCAGTAACTCAAGAGACTTTGCTTGATATAGCTGCCCGGTATGGAGCCCAAGACATTGTGGCTTTTCTCCTTACAGTAGGACTTGATCCTAATAATAAAGACAATAACGGACAAACTTCCTTACATAAGGCAGTAATGGCTGAGAATGAAGGTGTTATTTCTCTACTCCTTAATAAGGGAGCAGAAGTAAATGTTAGAGACGAGACAGGTGGCAATACTCCACTTCACTTAGCAACTGTATTAAAGCTACCCAAAATAGTACAGCAATTAAAATTCCATGGAGCACAAGAACACATAAAGAATAAAGCAGGGTACAATTATTCCACTCTTCATAAATTAGTGGTAACAGGAAAGGCAAAACTTGATATAAAAGCACCACCACCATCTGAGATAGACGAAGATTTAGAATTTTATAAAGGAATAACAAGTTTTTATAGAGCTGTTTTATCAGAGGGAAATAAAGAAGAATATTTTGCGAGTGCTATCGATGATATAAAAAGCTTCATTAACCAATTACCCAACTCTCCTAAAAAAATAGAACCTATCAATAGAAGCTTAGAGTTGTTAGTTAAATTATATCAGTATTATAAATATGAAGGTAGTGTTGAATTGCAAAAATATATAATAGATAAAGCTGCGGTCTGCGAGTTACCTACTATCTCAATAGTATTATATAATATAATGTGTGTAGAGTATTTAGAAGTAGCAGATTACCCTAATGCTATTAAATATGCGGAATATGCCCATAATTCTTTGCTTAATAGTTCCGAAAAATTACAAACTGAGACCTATAAGGGATCGTTATATGAAATCTTATTTAATTTAGGATTAGCATGGAAACATCTTGATACAACAAAGTCTTTAGATTATTTTGCCCAAGCAGAGGAAACAAAGCCAAGTGATCAGGACGCAATAATATAG
- a CDS encoding NAD kinase, translated as MDVNKIAISYNNSTKSLELVNQLELFYKFCKVEEAEIIIVVGGDGELLHAIHRYMHLNIPFYGINSGNIGFLMNPIIVEKLIDNLQESIVSHLYPLEMQVETVDSNTYTALAINEVSIFRKTNQAAKFRIEIDRIERMSELVADGAMVATPAGSSAYNLSAGGPILPLESNVLCLTPICPFRPRRWHGALLPFSTTIKFEILESNKRPVNAAADFQEFYDVKSVLIKSAKNKMIKLLFDKRNTLENRIIKEQFNE; from the coding sequence ATTGATGTAAATAAAATTGCAATTAGTTATAACAATTCCACGAAATCGTTAGAATTAGTTAATCAGCTTGAACTATTTTATAAGTTTTGTAAAGTGGAAGAAGCAGAAATAATTATTGTAGTTGGCGGAGATGGAGAATTATTACATGCAATACATCGTTATATGCACCTGAACATTCCTTTTTATGGTATTAATTCTGGCAATATTGGATTTTTAATGAATCCAATTATTGTTGAAAAATTAATAGATAATTTACAAGAATCGATAGTTTCTCATTTATATCCTTTAGAAATGCAAGTAGAAACTGTAGATAGTAACACCTACACTGCTTTAGCTATTAATGAAGTCTCAATATTTCGTAAAACCAACCAAGCTGCTAAATTTAGGATTGAAATTGATCGAATTGAACGTATGAGCGAATTAGTGGCTGATGGGGCAATGGTTGCAACCCCAGCTGGTAGTAGTGCTTATAACCTATCTGCCGGGGGGCCTATTTTGCCACTTGAATCAAATGTATTATGCCTAACACCAATTTGTCCTTTTCGCCCAAGACGTTGGCACGGTGCATTATTACCATTTTCCACTACTATAAAATTTGAAATTTTAGAAAGTAATAAAAGACCAGTAAATGCAGCTGCAGATTTCCAAGAGTTTTATGATGTTAAATCAGTATTAATTAAGTCAGCAAAAAACAAGATGATCAAATTACTATTTGATAAAAGAAATACCCTTGAGAATCGTATTATCAAGGAGCAATTTAATGAGTAA
- a CDS encoding isocitrate lyase/phosphoenolpyruvate mutase family protein, with protein MQNLKNIIEKVKLPVSFDFESGFALKQNGLIENVGQVIKTGAMGINFKDQIMGKKKQDTL; from the coding sequence TTGCAGAATTTAAAGAATATTATTGAAAAAGTCAAACTGCCTGTAAGTTTTGATTTTGAATCAGGCTTTGCATTGAAGCAAAATGGTTTAATAGAAAATGTTGGTCAAGTAATTAAAACAGGGGCAATGGGTATAAATTTTAAAGATCAAATTATGGGAAAGAAAAAGCAAGATACTCTATAA
- a CDS encoding IS5 family transposase, producing the protein MNYHIKIREWQQIIEILRKRKDIKTRNEDKLRRFIEAIWYITRSGCQWRLLPSVYGSWRAVHMRFKTWSNKGIWTDLFEQVQANPDMESTMIDATIVRAHACSAGYKKDSQDQEALGRSKGGFTTKIHALVDALGNPLKFILTAGQRHDITQANSLVKDIKNTMLLADKAYDSNAFIEQLEEQNCIAVIPSKKNRKQQREYDKHIYKERHSIECFFGKIKHFRRIFSRFDKTATAFLSFLQFVGAFIWLR; encoded by the coding sequence ATGAATTATCATATAAAAATCAGAGAATGGCAACAAATTATTGAAATATTAAGAAAAAGAAAAGATATAAAAACAAGAAATGAGGATAAGCTTAGACGATTTATTGAAGCAATATGGTACATAACACGTTCAGGATGCCAATGGCGGTTGTTACCGAGTGTTTATGGTTCATGGCGAGCAGTGCATATGAGGTTTAAAACTTGGTCTAATAAAGGAATATGGACCGATTTGTTTGAGCAAGTACAAGCTAATCCTGACATGGAATCAACAATGATTGACGCTACTATAGTTCGTGCCCATGCATGCTCAGCAGGTTATAAAAAAGATAGCCAAGATCAAGAAGCTTTAGGGCGTAGTAAAGGAGGTTTTACTACTAAAATCCATGCCTTAGTTGACGCTCTTGGTAATCCTTTAAAGTTTATTTTAACTGCAGGTCAAAGACATGACATTACACAAGCCAACTCATTGGTTAAAGATATTAAAAATACTATGCTCCTTGCCGATAAGGCATATGATAGCAATGCTTTTATTGAGCAGCTTGAAGAGCAAAATTGTATAGCTGTTATTCCATCAAAAAAGAACCGAAAACAGCAAAGGGAGTACGATAAACATATCTATAAAGAACGTCATTCGATCGAATGTTTTTTTGGTAAAATTAAACATTTTAGACGAATTTTTTCGAGATTTGATAAAACTGCTACTGCTTTCTTGTCTTTTTTGCAATTTGTTGGAGCTTTTATATGGCTTCGTTAG
- the tsaD gene encoding tRNA (adenosine(37)-N6)-threonylcarbamoyltransferase complex transferase subunit TsaD, giving the protein MIRVLGIESSCDDTGVAIVTSDKEVLSNIVISQHQEHKVFQGVVPEIAARSHLQNLEKAVRYVLDETRLELSNIDGIAATSGPGLIGGVIVGSMFGRVVASVLKKPFIAVNHLEGHLLTARLTNKAEYPYLFLLVSGGHCQFVAVQALGKYKILGRTIDDSVGECFDKVAKMLNLPFPGGVEIERRAKFGNPSKYILPKPIIHQTGCDMSFSGLKTAVRILISKLQPIGEQEINDIAASFQYVVGEILSIKMFNSFAMYEEFIGKSALPQKTCVLAGGVAANTYLKTILKHQAEKQGYVLLVPPAHLCTDNAAMIAYAGLERLQNNLTNSFNFCPRAKWSLEDL; this is encoded by the coding sequence ATAATTAGAGTATTAGGTATTGAATCAAGTTGCGATGATACTGGCGTAGCAATAGTTACCTCAGATAAAGAGGTTTTATCAAATATTGTTATTTCCCAGCACCAAGAACATAAGGTTTTTCAAGGGGTAGTGCCGGAAATTGCCGCTAGATCGCATTTGCAAAATTTAGAAAAAGCAGTTAGATATGTTTTAGATGAAACTCGTCTTGAATTATCCAATATAGATGGAATCGCAGCTACTTCTGGTCCTGGCTTGATAGGTGGGGTGATAGTTGGCTCAATGTTTGGTAGAGTAGTTGCTAGCGTCTTAAAAAAGCCCTTTATTGCAGTTAACCATTTAGAAGGCCATTTACTTACTGCTAGATTAACCAACAAGGCTGAATACCCTTATTTATTTCTATTAGTTTCAGGGGGACACTGTCAATTTGTTGCTGTCCAAGCATTGGGTAAATATAAAATTCTAGGACGAACTATCGATGACTCGGTGGGAGAATGTTTTGATAAAGTAGCTAAAATGCTGAATTTGCCTTTTCCTGGGGGCGTAGAAATTGAGAGAAGAGCAAAATTTGGCAATCCATCTAAGTATATTTTACCAAAACCGATTATTCATCAAACTGGTTGTGATATGTCCTTTTCAGGTTTGAAGACAGCAGTACGCATATTAATATCCAAATTACAGCCTATAGGTGAGCAGGAAATTAATGATATAGCTGCCAGCTTTCAATATGTAGTTGGAGAAATCTTGTCAATAAAAATGTTTAATAGTTTTGCAATGTATGAGGAATTTATTGGTAAATCGGCACTACCACAAAAAACCTGCGTGCTTGCCGGTGGAGTTGCTGCTAATACTTATTTGAAAACTATACTTAAGCATCAAGCAGAAAAACAAGGCTATGTACTTTTAGTGCCGCCAGCACATTTATGTACTGATAATGCTGCTATGATCGCTTATGCTGGACTAGAACGCTTGCAAAATAATCTTACTAACTCATTCAATTTCTGCCCTAGAGCAAAATGGAGCTTAGAGGATTTATAG
- a CDS encoding ribonuclease J, with the protein MSFNIKNHKNDLLFLPLGGANEIGINVNLYHYKGKWLMVDCGSGFADNYLPGVDMIIADISFIEQYKKDLLALVLTHAHEDHLGAVQYLWSSLKCPIYATTFTANFLKLRLAEYDFAKTIKIHEVKPSAKINLDPFQLEMVPLTHSAPEMQAIMIRTEAGNIFHTGDWKFDPDPLLGKKADEALLKSYGDEGVLALVCDSTNVFNSGNSGSEGEVRKSLIDIIAGCPQMIVVTTFASNLARLETIIHAGQMAGRKVVLSGRSLHRILLAAQESGYMKDIAPLIDERDVARFKRQELLIIATGCQGEPLAATAKMANNSHPSIKLAPKDTVIFSSKIIPGNEKKIFRMFNIFVRAGIEVVTERDHFVHVSGHPSIDELKQMYALIRPQICVPVHGEPVHIHEQAKLARKNGIKHAVEVENGSLVLLDPHNPRILTKVTAGYLAVDGNYLLPAESSIFRTRRRMRDDGIVVASLIINKKGELTCRPILSMPGLLDSDDDAQLINVIKDDIAETIEIQRKSKGNLLNDQIENAVRSAIRKILKHEMNKSPLIIVNVEKAI; encoded by the coding sequence ATGTCATTCAACATTAAAAATCATAAAAATGATTTACTATTCTTACCACTTGGCGGAGCAAATGAAATAGGCATAAATGTCAATCTATATCATTATAAGGGAAAGTGGTTGATGGTTGACTGCGGCAGCGGTTTTGCCGATAACTATTTACCAGGTGTTGATATGATAATTGCTGATATTAGCTTTATCGAACAATATAAAAAAGATTTATTGGCTTTAGTCCTAACTCACGCACATGAAGACCATTTGGGAGCAGTCCAATATTTGTGGAGCAGTCTAAAATGCCCAATATATGCCACTACCTTTACAGCAAATTTTCTAAAACTTAGATTAGCAGAATATGATTTTGCTAAAACTATAAAAATTCATGAAGTAAAACCTTCGGCAAAAATAAATCTTGATCCATTCCAATTAGAAATGGTACCTCTCACCCATTCAGCTCCAGAAATGCAGGCAATTATGATACGCACAGAAGCTGGCAATATTTTTCATACTGGAGATTGGAAATTTGATCCTGATCCTTTACTCGGTAAGAAAGCTGATGAAGCTCTACTAAAATCCTATGGAGATGAAGGGGTTTTAGCTTTAGTTTGTGATTCAACTAATGTATTTAATTCAGGAAATTCTGGTTCGGAGGGAGAAGTACGTAAAAGTTTAATAGATATTATAGCAGGTTGTCCCCAGATGATTGTGGTCACAACTTTTGCTTCAAATTTGGCACGTCTTGAAACTATAATTCATGCAGGTCAGATGGCAGGAAGAAAAGTAGTGCTATCGGGAAGAAGTTTGCATAGAATTCTACTTGCAGCCCAGGAAAGTGGTTATATGAAAGATATTGCCCCTTTAATTGATGAGCGGGATGTAGCAAGATTTAAAAGGCAAGAACTTTTAATTATTGCTACTGGCTGTCAAGGTGAACCTCTAGCAGCTACTGCCAAAATGGCAAATAATAGTCACCCTAGTATCAAGTTAGCTCCTAAAGATACAGTTATATTTTCTTCAAAAATTATTCCTGGTAATGAAAAGAAAATTTTCCGTATGTTTAATATTTTTGTAAGAGCAGGAATTGAAGTAGTAACTGAACGAGATCATTTTGTCCATGTTTCTGGACATCCATCAATTGACGAACTCAAGCAAATGTATGCCTTAATTAGACCGCAAATTTGCGTACCAGTACATGGTGAGCCGGTACATATACATGAGCAAGCAAAATTAGCTCGTAAAAATGGTATAAAGCATGCTGTTGAAGTTGAAAATGGTAGCTTAGTATTACTTGATCCTCATAATCCTCGTATTTTAACTAAGGTAACAGCAGGTTATTTAGCTGTTGACGGCAATTATCTTTTGCCAGCTGAATCATCAATTTTTAGAACTCGCAGACGTATGCGTGATGATGGTATAGTAGTTGCTTCTCTGATAATAAATAAGAAAGGTGAACTTACTTGTCGACCTATTTTATCTATGCCAGGACTTCTTGACTCTGATGATGATGCACAGTTAATTAATGTAATCAAAGATGATATCGCTGAAACAATAGAAATTCAGAGAAAATCAAAAGGCAACCTCCTCAATGACCAAATCGAAAATGCTGTAAGGTCGGCTATTCGCAAAATATTAAAACATGAAATGAATAAATCGCCTCTTATCATAGTTAATGTGGAGAAAGCTATTTGA
- the nuoG gene encoding NADH-quinone oxidoreductase subunit NuoG yields MIKLTIDGIEVEVEEGTTVFRACSKLGIEIPHFCFHERLKIAGNCRMCLVEMEKSPKPIASCATPVTPGMVIHTNTAGVKKAREGVMEFLLINHPLDCPICDQGGECDLQDQAFKYGGARSRFLENKRTVKDKYMGPLIKTQMTRCIQCTRCIRFATDIAGIEEIGALYRGEHMEVTSYLERSLASELSGNIIDVCPVGALNSKPYSFKARSWELKKTESIDVLDAQGCNIRIDSRGNEVMRILPRVNDDINDEWISDKARFAYDGLKYQRLDSPYIRQNGKLVEASWSDAMALVAQKLKSLAGNQMAAIAGTLACTESMFLLKTLLQKLGCNNFDSNQFNYKIDRSSRGNYLFNTTISGLKKADLALLIGANIRQIAPVLNARIGVLQREGKLKVARIGNIIDQTYLINELGASPKVIKAIISGEHQFSKELAAARNPVIIIGDGVYSRDDGYAILALIHQMVDKYKIVRDDWNGFNILHNHASMVGSLDIGFSPKNGGNGVYEILQKAEIGEIKFVYLLGSDEIDMSKIRSSFVVYQGHHGDNGANAADVIFSASSYTEKDAIYVNFEGRPQYARAATSPVGQAKEAWLIINNLANNLGLNLGMSNLMEIRNKLAAEFPAYSNDLENWNVKQGVSERSVHEVREYANAPQFCEANSSKQKGIFANISKIMGGEFIKFTSTDKLLNDDIMTKSINYYMTDSISRASITMAKCLESKKEREKVA; encoded by the coding sequence ATGATAAAACTTACTATAGATGGTATTGAAGTTGAAGTAGAGGAAGGTACAACCGTATTTCGTGCCTGCAGCAAACTTGGTATAGAAATCCCACATTTCTGTTTTCATGAACGTTTGAAAATTGCCGGTAATTGTCGTATGTGCTTGGTAGAGATGGAAAAATCTCCAAAACCTATTGCTTCTTGTGCTACGCCTGTTACTCCAGGTATGGTGATCCACACTAATACTGCGGGTGTTAAAAAGGCTCGTGAAGGGGTAATGGAATTTTTATTGATCAATCATCCCCTAGATTGTCCTATCTGTGACCAGGGAGGCGAATGCGATCTACAAGATCAAGCCTTTAAATATGGTGGAGCACGTTCTAGATTTTTGGAAAATAAAAGGACAGTCAAAGATAAATATATGGGTCCTCTGATTAAGACCCAGATGACTAGATGTATACAATGTACAAGATGTATAAGGTTTGCCACTGATATTGCTGGAATTGAAGAAATAGGAGCTCTCTACAGAGGAGAACATATGGAAGTTACCTCGTATCTTGAACGTAGTCTTGCATCAGAGTTATCAGGTAATATTATAGATGTTTGTCCAGTTGGTGCATTAAATTCAAAGCCTTACTCTTTTAAAGCTCGTAGTTGGGAACTAAAAAAAACTGAGTCAATAGATGTATTGGATGCCCAAGGTTGTAATATAAGGATTGATAGTAGGGGGAATGAAGTAATGAGGATATTACCTAGGGTTAATGATGATATTAATGATGAATGGATATCAGATAAAGCACGATTTGCTTATGATGGCTTGAAATACCAAAGGTTAGATTCTCCGTATATAAGACAAAATGGTAAATTAGTTGAAGCTTCTTGGAGTGATGCTATGGCACTAGTAGCACAAAAATTAAAGTCTCTTGCCGGTAATCAAATGGCGGCAATAGCTGGAACGCTAGCATGCACCGAATCAATGTTTTTATTAAAAACATTGTTACAGAAGCTAGGATGTAATAATTTTGACAGCAACCAGTTTAATTACAAAATAGACAGAAGTAGTAGGGGCAACTATCTATTTAACACAACAATTTCTGGACTTAAAAAAGCTGACCTAGCTTTGTTAATTGGTGCAAATATTAGACAAATAGCCCCAGTCCTTAATGCACGTATTGGCGTGTTGCAGAGAGAAGGAAAGCTAAAAGTAGCTAGAATTGGTAATATTATTGATCAAACTTATTTGATCAATGAATTAGGGGCAAGCCCTAAGGTAATTAAGGCAATAATATCAGGAGAACATCAATTTTCTAAGGAGTTGGCAGCTGCAAGAAATCCGGTTATAATTATTGGTGATGGGGTATATTCTCGAGATGATGGTTATGCTATTTTAGCACTCATTCATCAGATGGTGGATAAATATAAAATAGTTAGAGATGATTGGAATGGTTTTAATATATTACATAATCATGCATCAATGGTCGGTAGTTTGGACATAGGTTTTAGCCCTAAAAATGGCGGTAATGGAGTTTATGAAATTTTACAGAAGGCAGAAATAGGTGAAATTAAGTTTGTATATTTACTAGGTAGCGATGAAATTGATATGAGCAAAATCAGATCGTCTTTTGTAGTATATCAAGGGCATCACGGTGATAATGGAGCAAATGCAGCAGATGTCATTTTTTCTGCTAGTAGCTATACAGAAAAAGATGCTATTTACGTAAATTTTGAAGGAAGACCACAATATGCTAGGGCAGCAACTAGTCCGGTAGGACAGGCAAAAGAAGCTTGGCTTATTATAAATAATCTTGCCAATAATTTAGGACTAAATCTTGGCATGAGCAATTTAATGGAAATAAGAAATAAGTTGGCAGCTGAATTTCCGGCATACTCAAATGATTTGGAGAATTGGAACGTAAAACAAGGGGTAAGCGAACGGAGCGTACATGAAGTACGTGAGTACGCGAATGCCCCGCAGTTTTGCGAAGCCAATTCTTCAAAGCAGAAGGGTATATTTGCCAATATTTCTAAGATAATGGGCGGTGAGTTTATAAAATTTACCTCTACAGATAAATTACTTAACGATGATATAATGACTAAATCGATAAATTATTATATGACAGATTCAATTAGTAGGGCATCTATTACTATGGCAAAGTGCTTGGAATCGAAGAAAGAAAGGGAAAAAGTTGCATGA